The following coding sequences lie in one Drosophila sulfurigaster albostrigata strain 15112-1811.04 chromosome 2R, ASM2355843v2, whole genome shotgun sequence genomic window:
- the LOC133838579 gene encoding pupal cuticle protein Edg-78E, translating into MLRFLALTLLATLAAGQNYHQDPKTAAIISEQRYLSGDGKFGAAYTQEDGINFKEETDADGTRHGSYSYVDPSGERRTISYTAGKNGFQASGDHLPVAPPAPPQPVPTSGYQPQSQYQPQQQYQPQQQYQAPAQPQSSFRSNDYGDDGSYDPRYNDPSFGQQQQSYQQPAPQPQYRPAPAPQYQPAPQQQSYQQPQYQPQQQPNYYTTTTPNPHRFSPPGKLSLNRTPDGFTYSFNKV; encoded by the exons atgttgcgcTTT CTCGCATTGACACTGCTGGCAACCTTGGCTGCTGGCCAGAATTATCATCAGGATCCCAAGACGGCGGCCATTATCAGTGAGCAGCGTTATTTGTCGGGCGATGGCAAATTTGGTGCCGCCTACACACAAGAGGATGGCATTAACTTCAAAGAGGAGACAGATGCCGATGGCACGCGTCATGGCAGCTACAGCTATGTGGATCCCTCAGGCGAACGTCGCACCATCTCCTACACGGCAGGCAAGAATGG CTTCCAAGCGTCAGGTGACCATCTGCCAGTGGCTCCTCCAGCTCCACCACAGCCCGTGCCCACCTCCGGTTATCAGCCACAGTCGCAGTaccagccacagcaacagtatcagccacaacagcaatatCAGGCTCCCGCACAGCCACAGTCCTCGTTCCGCAGCAATGATTACGGTGATGATGGCTCCTACGATCCTCGCTACAACGATCCCTCGTTcggccagcagcaacagtcgtATCAGCAGCCCGCTCCTCAGCCTCAGTATCGTCCCGCCCCGGCGCCACAATATCAGCCTGCTCCCCAGCAACAGAGTTACCAGCAGCCACAGTatcagccacaacagcagcccaACTATTACACCACAACCACGCCCAATCCTCATCGTTTCTCGCCACCCGGCAAGCTGTCGCTGAACCGCACGCCTGATGGCTTCACCTACTCCTTCAACAAGGTCTAA
- the LOC133838578 gene encoding uncharacterized protein LOC133838578, protein MRCCLNLLAAALLLSSVTSGLRPPRSYYRRNFYSSVGPPGPVRLTPPASGLPSYGSDLLTNESNRRDVTKKYPKKTHYRPYSAEDDDFSSERYSGEYTGDAHQDSREYTIGTQIRVQHPITVPKKASSSSTYSKPHKYPSPTPYKSSGRPIYDDSGEDHALEPPKSKGSKWTPASYESEADPFHLVPPPKATAASSHAYRVFEPDHEEYDVPTRPKSHDRYKSVASKKQIEAFLEDQQELLDEAIKLQLINNPKLQKYLKHDSHEVRPDLDIEDFETFPPVFAGGPGPQHNSFIVDHPPPSAINGRSRRRPPGIKPKRSPKSKRIIKPKRKYRSTALVINV, encoded by the exons ATGCGGTGCTGTTTGAAT CTCTTGGCGGCTGCTTTGCTGCTCAGTTCGGTCACGTCGGGTTTGAGGCCACCCAGATCTTATTATCGTCGCAATTTCTACAGTTCGGTTGGTCCACCTGGCCCGGTACGCTTAACGCCACCAGCTAGTGGACTGCCGAGCTATGGCAGCGATCTGCTAACCAATGAAAGCAACCGACGCGATGTGACAAAGAAGTACCCCAAGAAGACACACTATAGACCCTACTCAGCA GAGGACGATGACTTTTCCAGCGAACGCTACTCGGGAGAGTATACGGGTGACGCACATCAGGACAGCCGTGAGTACACAATTGGCACCCAGATACGTGTCCAGCATCCCATCACGGTGCCCAAGAAGGCCAGCTCTAGCTCCACATACTCCAAGCCGCATAAGTATCCTTCACCTACTCCTTACAAGAGCAGCGGTCGTCCAATCTATGATGACTCTGGCGAAGATCATGCTCTTGAGCCGCCAAAGTCGAAAGGTTCGAAGTGGACACCAGCATCGTACGAATCGGAGGCAGATCCATTCCATTTGGTACCGCCACCTAAGGCAACGGCTGCATCCAGCCACGCTTACAGAGTGTTTGAGCCCGATCACGAGGAGTACGATGTGCCCACGCGCCCCAAGAGTCACGATCGTTATAAGAGCGTTGCATCCAAAAAACAGATCGAAGCTTTTCTGGAAGATCAGCAAGAACTGCTGGACGAAGCCATCAAACTGCAGTTGATCAACAATCCCAAACTACAAAAGTATTTGAAGCACGATTCGCATGAGGTGCGACCCGATCTAGACATTGAAGACTTTGAGACATTTCCGCCAGTCTTTGCGGGTGGTCCTGGGCCACAGCACAACAGCTTTATTGTCGATCATCCGCCACCGTCAGCAATTAACGGCAGATCGCGCAGACGCCCGCCAGGCATTAAGCCGAAGCGTTCCCCAAAGTCCAAGCGCATTATTAAGCCGAAACGAAAGTACAGATCAACAGCACTGGTCATTAATGTGTGA
- the LOC133838580 gene encoding LOW QUALITY PROTEIN: putative uncharacterized protein DDB_G0290989 (The sequence of the model RefSeq protein was modified relative to this genomic sequence to represent the inferred CDS: deleted 1 base in 1 codon), protein MLNGKFYTGLPPKMVERQSGNGMNRQESHFFWPDDTRVDSAVETRVKRRGSLEAGPTPLQTQRQSDNPDVNTRQMFHKEFAKSSIQFYDNLQPNSGNNQTRLQRLRREVTPKLTDVEPDTRQLLPHKNVEQEDPSAARRKQAYSSKIQFYDYVNVNEGDAMPNNNRRPKMDMNNKREVELNSKNSPKLQVKHNVRHLSVEREQQLPRMVTKKPLNDGPNWEREQYVDQSMRRAPVMLPKKILKQQRQEQQPWIEDYEEDYIDNGMRQLRLRSPAPLKKHVTYNEEADEYAYYDEAATEGRQLRQSLSQPNMRTGSGRQQQQQQQQRGPYVETGRDTKSLNNYNKKSHNNYNNNSNNNNSDYNNELSLRSPRKMLPKLPELETSATRTTQRSRRFDDTLPTTTTTTTVAPRRGVNAGAAAISLDPRKHLRSSLCFNGDALVVDVGAAAPSTSAVALARRSSAGQRVSVGLPD, encoded by the exons ATGCTCAATGGAAAGTTCTACACAGGGCTGCCGCCCAAGATGGTGGAGCGTCAAAGCGGCAACGGTATGAATCGCCAGGAGTCGCATTTCTTTTGGCCCGACGACACGCGTGTCGACAGCGCCGTGGAGACGCGTGTCAAGCGTCGCGGCAGCCTCGAAGCTGGCCCAACTCCACTCCAAACACAGCGACAATCCGACAATCCAGATGTGAACACACGTCAAATGTTTCACAAGGAGTTTGCCAAGTCATCGATACAGTTCTACGACAACTTGCAACCGAACAGCGGCAACAATCAAACGCGTTTGCAGCGCTTGCGTCGCGAGGTGACGCCAAAGCTGACGGATGTGGAGCCAGACACACGTCAGTTGTTGCCACATAAGAACGTGGAGCAGGAGGATCCGAGTGCAGCACGACGCAAGCAAGCCTACAGCTCGAAGATACAGTTCTACGAttacgtcaacgtcaacgaaGGCGACGCCATgccgaacaacaacagacgTCCCAAAATGGATATGAACAACAAGCGTGAAGTGGAGCTCAACTCGAAGAACAGTCCCAAGCTGCAGGTGAAGCATAATGTGCGGCATCTGAGTGTGGAGCGtgaacagcagctgccacgcATGGTCACCAAGAAGCCACTGAATGATGGACCAAACTGGGAGCGAGAACAATATGTGGACCAATCGATGAGGCGAGCTCCTGTGATGCTGCCCAAGAAAATACTGAAGCAACAGCGTCAGGAGCAGCAGCCTTGGATTGAGGATTACGAGGAGGACTACATAGACAATGGCATGCGGCAGCTGCGATTGCGCAGTCCGGCGCCGTTGAAGAAGCATGTTACCTACAACGAGGAGGCCGACGAGTATGCCTACTACGATGAGGCAGCCACCGAGGGCCGACAGCTGAGGCAGTCGCTGTCTCAGCCAAATATGCGCACAGGAAGTggccgacaacaacagcagcagcaacagcagcgcggTCCATATGTGGAAACTGGTCGCGATACAAAATCATTAAACAACTATAATAAAAAGAgtcataataattataacaacaacagcaacaacaacaacagcgattaCAACAACGAGCTAAGCTTGCGCTCGCCACggaaaatgttgccaaaattGCCAGAGCTGGAAACATCAGCGACTAGAACAACACAGCGAAGTCGCCGCTTTGATGACAcactgccaacaacaacaacaactacaacggtTGCCCCCCGCAGAGGTGTCAATGCTGGAGCAGCTGCCATCTCCCT TGACCCACGCAAGCACCTGCGCAGCAGCCTCTGCTTCAACGGCGACGCTTTGGTTGTCGATGTGGGTGCCGCAGCGCCGTCGACGTCGGCAGTGGCGTTGGCGCGTCGCAGCTCTGCTGGGCAACGCGTCAGCGTCGGGCTGCCAGACTGA
- the LOC133838575 gene encoding LOW QUALITY PROTEIN: uncharacterized protein LOC133838575 (The sequence of the model RefSeq protein was modified relative to this genomic sequence to represent the inferred CDS: inserted 1 base in 1 codon; substituted 1 base at 1 genomic stop codon): MDKMTVAQKNAYLEAHMAVQQQMAQAAIQFKQQQQSSVQQQSSPTANNNNSQQNNGNMQQQQQQQQQQQQQQQQQQQQQQQQQQQQQQQHYAATIKVPQISSSSSAGAGGAAGDSTFTVPDDGMGFEGGVRVLQSLGTWSAGEQLTYNIPKPNLIPFTEPYVEGGSMHPASRLKALQQVQQASSGVRKTNPSKSTNKAFECTVCGKGLARKDKLTIHMRIHTGEKPYICEVCNKAFARRDKLVIHMNKFKHVTPTNIAPLGKRLNNMVKKKEQPDPPPEDNKQSLELQLQQQAVQVAAQNIIVQSAQGAPTAIPGIIIPHHQQQLSWTCELCGRMFSSRDEWSIHAKSHLEYXQQERLVVESTKPAVAIVKNNSHSNNNSSSNNNNNGNNNTNSNNNRGYQMDANQNQILNSSPQMEAQQRSQKIIIQNQMILNANHQQQQQXTHVAGGKKAARKHHQPQQQQQQQQQQQQTSAPMYNNNNNNGTLQGHEVSVPVSHLIANSPTAASYMQAQLTGLQHASNTTATTVNVGVSDAGNMNMPIVTYNGNQYCVITRAPDANDAIAMQQKQPLPLDYGQANAAAAATTTNIIVMSPMLPPQQQQQQQQQQQQ, encoded by the exons ATGGACAAGATGACGGTGGCCCAGAAGAACGCATATCTGGAGGCGCACATGGCCGTGCAACAGCAAATGGCCCAGGCCGCCATACAattcaagcagcagcaacagagctCTGTGCAACAGCAAAGCTCACccacagccaacaacaacaacagccagcagAACAACggcaacatgcaacaacagcagcaacagcaacaacaacaacagcagcaacaacaacagcagcagcaacaacaacagcagcaacaacagcaacaacaacagcaacactatGCGGCCACCATCAAGGTGCCACAGATCAGTTCCTCCAGTTCGGCGGGTGCTGGCGGTGCAGCCGGAGATAGCACATTCACGGTACCCGACGATGGCATGGGCTTTGAGGGAGGCGTCCGAGTGCTCCAGAGTCTGGGCACCTGGTCGGCGGGGGAGCAACTCACCTATAACATACCCAAACCAAATCTGATACCATTCACCGAGCCATATGTGGAGGGTGGCTCCATGCATCCGGCCAGTCGACTCAAGGCGCTGCAACAGGTGCAACAAGCCTCCTCGGGAGTGCGCAAAACCAATCCCTCAAAGT CCACCAACAAGGCGTTCGAGTGCACGGTCTGCGGCAAAGGATTGGCGCGCAAGGATAAGCTGACCATACACATGCGCATTCACACCGGCGAGAAGCCCTATATTTGTGAA GTGTGCAACAAAGCGTTCGCAAGGCGGGATAAACTGGTCATACATATGAATAAGTTCAAGCATGTGACACCCACAAATATAGCGCCGCTGGGCAAGCGACTGAATAACATGGTGAAGAAGAAGGAGCAACCAGATCCGCCGCCGGAGGATAACAAGCAGAGTCtcgagctgcagctgcaacagcaggcTGTGCAGGTGGCCGCCCAGAATATCATCGTGCAGTCGGCGCAGGGGGCGCCAACGGCAATACCGGGCATCATAATACCGCACCATCAGCAACAGTTGTCGTGGACGTGCGAGCTGTGTGGCCGCATGTTCTCGAGCCGGGATGAGTGGTCCATTCATGCCAAGAGTCATCTGGAG TATTGACAACAGGAACGGTTAGTCGTAGAGTCCACAAAACCAGCAGTCGCCATCGTTAAGAACAACAGtcacagcaataacaacagcagcagcaacaacaataacaacggcaacaacaacaccaacagcaacaataatcgCGGCTATCAAATGGATGcaaaccaaaatcaaatacTCAACAGCAGTCCGCAAATGGAGGCACAACAGCGCAGCCAGAAGATAATCATACAAAATCAGATGATCCTCAATGCcaaccatcagcagcagcaac caacacatgTTGCTGGCGGCAAGAAAGCGGCCAGAAAGCACCaccaaccacaacagcagcaacagcagcagcaacaacagcaacagaccAGCGCGcctatgtacaataataataataacaacggCACTCTTCAGGGACACGAA GTGTCTGTGCCCGTCTCGCACCTCATTGCCAACTCACCGACAGCAGCCAGCTACATGCAGGCGCAGCTAACTGGCCTGCAACACGCcagcaacacaacagcaacaaccgtGAATGTTGGTGTCAGCGATGCCGGCAACATGAATATGCCGATCGTCACCTATAATGGCAATCAGTATTGTGTCATTACACGTGCCCCCGATGCTAACGATGCCATTGCCatgcagcagaagcagccgctgccgctggACTATGGCCAGGCAAACGCTGCAGCCGCTGCGACCACCACCAACATTATCGTTATGTCGCCCATGCTGCCcccgcaacaacagcaacaacagcagcagcagcagcaacaatag
- the LOC133838577 gene encoding proteoglycan 4, producing MFEDSLLIIKSDYMHKRRPVLLKLLAAGFQIQGSRKLNFSPELAAEFYADYVDEKGFMLEVILLSKGISEAFILTKENGVQDLLNTMICYFGSASELERNIHVTKHSESVAREITFIFPNYIHEPIQMFDQSLFCNRPMIKPLISEIYDLLQNVDCSPEDWKRRISDYLVRSNPSLPQISNQCQVAPDMGMQEKSQQTTMTYKTIGKEAKPKEKSKSSSSLLSSSEPHSSVLLTTSTCVTCGGFERTEPCISELDLNKRVEPQSDEPICVDEEIIWKEIVVYEEVQPEEESEHKSEVAIPDEEGGRAGGDDATDSECDERPTAAAPAAVVETDSASEEAPPAAATPVVSAVESTTKAAPVAEEAAPAATPTAEEPPPAAAEAAPAAEEQPAPVAKEPPSPVAEEEPAPPAEEPDK from the exons ATGTTTGAGGATTCGCTGCTCATTATCAAATCAGATTATATGCACAAGCGGCGTCCAGTGCTCTTGAAGCTGCTTGCCGCTGGGTTTCAGATTCAAGGTAGTCGCAAGCTGAACTTTTCACCAGAGTTGGCAGCCGAGTTCTATGCCGACTATGTGGATGAGAAGGGTTTCATGCTGGAGGTTATTCTGTTGTCCAAGGGCATCTCGGAGGCATTTATACTGACCAAAGAGAATGGAGTGCAAGATCTGCTCAACACCATGATATGCTACTT TGGCTCAGCTTCGGAGCTCGAGCGTAACATTCATGTAACCAAGCATAGCGAAAGCGTGGCTCGCGAGATCACATTTATTTTCCCAAATT ATATTCACGAGCCTATTCAAATGTTTGATCAAAGTCTTTTCTGCAATCGTCCTATGATAAAACCATTAATTTCGGAGATTTACGACCTCTTGCAGAATGTTGACTGCAGTCCCGAAGATTGGAAACGTCGCATTTCGGACTATTTGGTGCGCAGCAATCCCTCGTTGCCGCAGATCAGCAATCAGTGTCAAGTGGCACCCGACATGGGCATGCAGGAGAAATCCCAACAAACAACGATGACGTACAAAACCATTGGCAAGGAAGCCAAGCCCAAGGAGAAGTCGAAGAGCAGCAGCTCTCTGCTGTCCAGCAGCGAACCGCATTCGTCGGTGCTGTTGACTACATCCACCTGTGTTACTTGCGGTGGCTTCGAACGCACAGAGCCGTGCATATCCGAACTGGATTTGAACAAACGCGTGGAGCCGCAAAGCGATGAACCGATATGCGTGGACGAGGAGATCATATGGAAGGAGATTGTTGTCTATGAGGAGGTGCAGCCCGAAGAGGAGTCGGAGCATAAGAGCGAAGTGGCTATTCCGGATGAGGAGGGCGGACGTGCAGGCGGTGATGATGCCACAGATTCAGAGTGTGATGAAAGacccactgctgctgctccagcagcagttgttgaAACGGACTCGGCATCAGAGGAGGCGCCACCTGCAGCGGCCACTCCTGTAGTGTCAGCAGTTgagtcaacaacaaaagcagcgcCAGTGGCGGAGGAAGCTGctccagcagcaacaccaactgCAGAAGAGCCCcctccagctgctgcagaagcagctccagctgctgaAGAGCAACCAGCTCCAGTTGCCAAAGAGCCACCGTCTCCAGTAGCCGAAGAAGAACCCGCTCCGCCTGCCGAAGAACCTGATAAATAG
- the LOC133838574 gene encoding uncharacterized protein LOC133838574, with product MRDAGLLAILAVFVCGVCVSSTPVAQQPLVGGSKCTWGPSYWCENLSNSKDCRATRHCIQTVWEKRVVPVDDDSICKICKDMVTQARDQLRSNETEEEMKEVFEGSCKLIPIKLVQKECITLADNFIPELIEALSSQMNPDQVCSVAGLCNSRKIDELMQLSYQAALDGSLKEEDVDVQGAVAKVEKKPAGVAQLTCGSCNLLSRKMQQKFEATDRDDMVEQLLHVCGGMSSFSDACANMVLTYFNEMYDAVKQHLAVSGPCHMSGVCVARYHQHEEDIQEPEALTTLDGVSDDIPCALCEQLVKHLRDVLVANTTETEFKQVLEGFCKQSRGFKDECLSIVDQYYHIIYDTLVNNLDANGTCTIIGVCPKGQLGVNHDAPIMPLLPVLAPADVKVTIKKLGANEPKFTQQEILNMQLPIDHLMGAPNPNQLVEGGEMCTICEYLLHFIQESLATPATDDEIKHTVENICTKLPKGVAGQCRNFVEMYGDAVIALLIQGLNPRNVCPMMQMCPKNVENKQDIEVFNPVTTVHSDEQDKPTCPLCLFAVEQAQIKIRDNKSKDNIRKVLDGLCSHLPSKLRAECTDFVETYSNELIDMLITDFKPEEICVQLKLCPKTKDYLDEMGIVLIGSDEDDKSSSSEEITGNDIDSDELVEVRFDKDFGVTPNCLLCEEVVKTVEKRLGKHPTKADVKDALEHTCDKLKKPVASKCHKFIDKYGDKIAELFLKEMDPKLICAELGMCVFSEQDDLEVDEALKYDVIVLPKNNEGKLARLESSKVNEPPTCVLCEFVMTKLEADLKNKTEQEEIKKALLSVCDHLPKTVRKQCDSFVEGYAAAIISLASTVPPKEVCQKLQLCFSEVVNDEVIECGVCHGASQVLLPYFRSQKDHDNVSSQDMVSMACENLPAKYYNICSEMISIYGISMMRLSEHSYMDQSHICAEIGKCFDHEKSALAFARISA from the exons ATGCGTGACGCGGGCCTTTTGGCCATTTTGGCTGTGTTTGTTTGCG GCGTTTGCGTTTCCTCAACGCCAGTCGCTCAGCAGCCGCTAGTTGGAGGAAGCAAATGCACCTGGGGCCCCTCCTATTGGTGCGAAAATCTCAG CAATTCAAAGGACTGCAGAGCGACACGTCATTGCATCCAGACCGTGTGGGAAAAGCGCGTTGTGCCCGTCGATGACGACTCGATTTGCAAGATATGCAAGGATATGGTGACTCAGGCGCGCGATCAACTGCGCAGTAATGAAACCGAAGAGGAAATGAAGGAGGTCTTCGAGGGCTCCTGCAAGCTGATACCCATCAAGCTGGTGCAGAAGGAATGCATCACGTTGGCCGACAACTTCATACCCGAGCTGATTGAGGCGCTGTCCTCACAAATGAATCCCGAT CAAGTTTGCTCCGTGGCCGGTTTGTGCAACAGCCGCAAAATCGATGAGCTGATGCAGCTCAGTTATCAGGCTGCTTTGGATGGCTCCCTCAAGGAGGAAGATGTGGATGTTCAGGGTGCTGTTGCCAAGGTGGAGAAGAAGCCTGCTGGCGTTGCACAATTGACCTGCGGCAGTTGCAATCTGCTCTCTCGCAAGATGCAGCAGAAATTCGAAGCCACCGATCGCGACGATATGGTTGAGCAGCTGTTGCATGTGTGCGGCGGCATGTCCAGCTTCTCAGATGCCTGCGCAAACATGGTGTTGACCTATTTCAATGAGATGTACGACGCTGTTAAGCAACACTTGGCTGTCAGTGGTCCTTGCCACATGTCTGgcgtgtgtgtggcacgttACCACCAGCATGAGGAAGATATTCAGGAGCCCGAAGCATTGACCACCCTGGATGGTGTTAGCGATGACATTCCCTGTGCATTGTGCGAGCAGCTGGTGAAGCATTTGCGTGATGTGTTGGTGGCCAACACCACGGAGACGGAGTTCAAGCAAGTACTTGAGGGCTTCTGCAAACAATCACGTGGCTTTAAGGACGAGTGCCTCAGCATTGTGGATCAGTATTATCACATCATTTACGACACTTTGGTTAACAATCTGGATGCCAACGGCACTTGCACCATCATTGGCGTTTGCCCCAAGGGCCAGCTTGGTGTAAACCACGACGCTCCAATCATGCCTCTGCTGCCTGTTCTTGCCCCAGCCGACGTTAAGGTGACCATCAAGAAGTTGGGTGCCAACGAGCCCAAGTTCACCCAGCAAGAAATCTTGAATATGCAATTGCCAATTGATCATTTGATGGGAGCTCCCAATCCCAACCAACTGGTGGAGGGCGGTGAAATGTGCACCATTTGCGAGTACTTGTTGCACTTCATTCAGGAGTCGCTGGCCACGCCAGCTACCGACGATGAGATCAAACATACTGTCGAAAACATTTGCACCAAGTTGCCAAAGGGTGTCGCCGGTCAATGCCGCAACTTTGTGGAGATGTATGGCGATGCGGTGATTGCATTGCTCATTCAAGGCTTGAATCCACGCAACGTTTGCCCCATGATGCAGATGTGCCCGAAAAACGTTGAGAATAAGCAAGACATTGAAGTATTCAACCCTGTAACGACTGTGCACAGCGACGAACAGGACAAGCCCACTTGCCCActctgtttgtttgctgtggAGCAGGCTCAGATCAAGATTCGTGACAACAAGTCCAAGGACAACATCAGGAAGGTTCTGGATGGTCTCTGCTCGCATCTGCCTAGCAAACTGCGTGCCGAATGCACGGACTTTGTGGAGACTTACTCCAACGAATTGATTGACATGCTCATCACTGACTTCAAGCCCGAGGAGATTTGTGTGCAACTGAAGCTGTGCCCCAAGACCAAGGACTATTTGGACGAAATGGGCATTGTGTTGATTGGCAGCGATGAGGATGATAAGTCATCCAGCAGTGAGGAAATCACTGGTAACGATATCGATTCAGACGAACTCGTCGAAGTGCGATTTGATAAGGACTTTGGCGTTACACCCAACTGTCTGCTCTGCGAAGAGGTCGTCAAGACTGTGGAGAAGAGATTGGGCAAGCATCCGACCAAGGCTGACGTTAAGGATGCCCTGGAACACACTTGCGACAAGCTGAAGAAGCCAGTGGCCAGCAAATGCCACAAGTTCATTGACAAGTATGGTGATAAGATTGCCGAGCTGTTCTTGAAGGAAATGGATCCCAAATTGATTTGCGCAGAACTGGGCATGTGCGTCTTTAGCGAGCAGGATGATC TTGAAGTCGATGAGGCCTTGAAGTATGATGTCATTGTGCTGCCCAAGAACAATGAGGGTAAATTGGCGCGTCTGGAAAGCTCAAAGGTCAATGAGCCACCAACTTGTGTGCTTTGCGAGTTTGTTATGACCAAGCTGGAGGCCGATctgaaaaacaaaaccgaaCAGGAAGAGATCAAGAAGGCTCTGCTCTCTGTTTGCGATCACTTGCCAAAGACCGTTCGCAAGCAGTGCGATAGCTTCGTGGAGGGTTATGCTGCGGCTATTATCAGCCTGGCCAGCACAGTGCCTCCCAAGGAAGTGTGCCAAAAACTGCAGCTTTGCTTCAGCGAGGTGGTCAACGATGAGGTCATCGAGTGCGGCGTCTGCCATGGCGCTTCCCAAGTTCTGTTGCCTTACTTCCGTTCGCAGAAGGACCATGATAATGTCAGCTCACAGGACATGGTCTCCATGGCCTGCGAAAACTTGCCCGCCAAGTACTATAACATT TGCTCGGAAATGATCTCCATTTATGGCATTAGCATGATGCGCTTGTCTGAGCACTCGTATATGGATCAATCGCACATCTGTGCCGAGATTGGCAAATGCTTTGACCATGAGAAGTCCGCTCTGGCCTTTGCCAGAATTTCAG CTTAA